A window of Mucilaginibacter paludis DSM 18603 contains these coding sequences:
- a CDS encoding sensor histidine kinase — translation MVNNLVSNAVKYAAAGSTIRLSCVKADGIVQVSVSDEGIGINADDLPRLFERYYRVKGNETRHIAGFGIGLYLCSEIIKGHGGEIWADSEPGKGSTFNFTILVVP, via the coding sequence GTGGTCAATAATCTGGTTAGTAACGCCGTTAAGTATGCCGCGGCAGGTTCTACTATCCGGCTATCCTGCGTAAAGGCCGATGGTATAGTACAGGTAAGTGTGAGCGACGAAGGAATAGGTATAAACGCAGACGATTTGCCCAGGCTTTTTGAGCGCTATTACCGGGTAAAAGGCAATGAAACAAGGCATATCGCTGGTTTCGGCATTGGGCTATACCTGTGCAGCGAGATTATTAAGGGGCATGGCGGCGAGATATGGGCAGACAGTGAACCCGGAAAGGGCAGCACTTTTAATTTCACGATACTGGTAGTGCCATAA
- a CDS encoding PadR family transcriptional regulator, with translation MSTNTLLKGTLQTIILKLLEDRKRMYGYEISQKVKALTSGGIELTEAALYAALHKLEAAGLLETTTEMAGNRVRKYYHLTESGGKEAISKVEEAKEFINQLQLLLNLKPDLL, from the coding sequence ATGAGCACCAACACTTTGTTGAAAGGCACTTTGCAGACCATTATCCTCAAACTGCTGGAAGACCGTAAGCGTATGTACGGCTACGAGATCAGCCAGAAAGTGAAAGCCCTTACCTCCGGAGGTATCGAACTGACCGAGGCAGCGCTTTACGCGGCGCTTCATAAGCTGGAAGCGGCGGGCCTGCTGGAAACCACGACAGAAATGGCGGGTAATCGTGTGCGCAAATATTACCACCTGACCGAATCTGGTGGTAAAGAAGCTATCAGCAAAGTTGAAGAAGCCAAAGAATTTATTAACCAACTGCAATTATTACTCAACTTAAAACCCGATTTGCTATGA
- a CDS encoding RICIN domain-containing protein has translation MENKFITSPALRLIFLSIGLLLASCKKDGSVEKSATGLKLPANVSINTKSSFAAISPTEVLQTVSNGTFFIVNLKSGKVLDVSGLQTSEGSNVVQYGATGGANEKWTLTQVTGGYYSIIDNNSGKALQVDQSGTADGSNVNIGTYSSSANNQQWQFISIGNGYYRIVNKNSGKDLDVNGQSLDDLANVQQWSYWGGENQQWALLRVTANGHLTWTLTTTGVPTDVQQRITTAMNDACARYNAGADWPARTLTVEYNTDVPTADGNASTGNIRFGSNASYQTVRTVMHEIAHTYGVGQNGGWYSNTSSGDFLGTNTVATIHALETSTSAIHTGGGHFWPYGLNYDDEWSETNAFRQVKIVYAMRADGM, from the coding sequence ATGGAAAACAAATTCATCACGTCACCCGCACTAAGGTTGATTTTTTTATCAATCGGCCTGTTATTAGCGAGCTGTAAAAAAGATGGCTCGGTAGAAAAAAGTGCAACCGGCCTAAAATTACCGGCAAATGTATCAATCAACACCAAATCGTCGTTTGCAGCTATTTCGCCTACCGAAGTTTTGCAAACAGTATCCAATGGAACTTTTTTTATCGTCAATCTTAAAAGCGGCAAAGTACTGGACGTTTCAGGATTGCAAACATCCGAAGGATCTAATGTAGTTCAGTATGGCGCAACGGGAGGCGCAAATGAAAAGTGGACGTTAACCCAAGTTACAGGAGGCTATTATTCTATTATTGATAACAACAGCGGCAAAGCCCTTCAAGTTGATCAATCCGGCACCGCCGATGGCAGCAATGTAAATATTGGCACGTATTCCAGTTCGGCTAATAATCAGCAATGGCAGTTCATTTCAATCGGCAACGGCTATTACCGCATTGTAAACAAAAACAGCGGAAAAGATCTGGATGTAAATGGCCAGTCGTTAGACGATCTTGCTAATGTGCAGCAATGGAGCTACTGGGGAGGTGAGAACCAACAATGGGCCTTGTTAAGAGTAACAGCCAATGGGCATTTAACATGGACACTAACCACCACCGGCGTACCTACCGACGTGCAACAGAGGATAACAACGGCTATGAATGACGCCTGCGCGCGCTATAACGCAGGTGCCGACTGGCCTGCGCGTACCTTAACCGTAGAATATAATACTGACGTGCCCACAGCAGATGGCAACGCCTCGACCGGAAACATCCGGTTCGGATCAAACGCAAGCTACCAGACGGTAAGAACTGTGATGCACGAAATAGCGCATACTTACGGCGTGGGCCAAAACGGCGGCTGGTATTCTAACACCAGCAGCGGTGATTTTTTGGGAACAAATACCGTTGCAACTATTCACGCTCTTGAAACCTCTACAAGTGCTATTCATACCGGTGGCGGGCATTTTTGGCCGTATGGGTTAAACTACGATGATGAGTGGTCGGAAACCAATGCTTTCAGGCAGGTAAAAATTGTTTACGCCATGCGCGCAGATGGTATGTAG